From the Limosilactobacillus panis genome, one window contains:
- a CDS encoding Fur family transcriptional regulator: MAEAELDQALDLLRSHKVRLTPQRKTILEYLITHHTHPSVEMIYQDLKDSVDNISMATVYNTLKLFVDYNLVIELKNGDGSTHYDYFGHPHYHVVCDNCGKITDVFDEHFSEITREMADMTRRKTHYLVTGNNIEVHGLCPECQRKLHLNR; the protein is encoded by the coding sequence ATGGCAGAGGCAGAACTTGATCAGGCATTAGACCTATTGCGTAGTCATAAGGTGCGGCTAACTCCCCAGCGAAAGACCATCCTGGAATACCTGATCACCCACCATACTCACCCGAGTGTCGAAATGATTTATCAAGACCTCAAAGATAGTGTCGATAACATAAGTATGGCCACCGTCTACAATACACTTAAGCTGTTCGTCGATTACAACTTGGTAATCGAGTTGAAGAACGGTGACGGTAGTACCCACTATGACTACTTTGGTCATCCCCACTACCATGTTGTCTGCGACAATTGTGGTAAGATCACTGATGTCTTTGATGAACATTTTTCTGAAATTACCCGGGAAATGGCTGACATGACCCGGCGCAAGACCCACTACCTGGTAACGGGCAATAACATTGAGGTTCACGGTCTGTGCCCTGAGTGTCAACGAAAATTACATTTAAACCGCTAA
- a CDS encoding IS1182 family transposase, which produces MYQNYTIGQTEFVLSYNYDLPQNHIARLISDFVDSIPQNVLLEDSGAATGRPSSHPAIMLKILLFAYARQTYSGRKIEMMLDENLPMRWLAHDYAYSYHTINNFRRSQHASKLIKHAFVYFTMALKDHGLIQNDAVFIDGTKVEADANKYSFTWRRAVEKYHAKLREKTSKLYEELVEKQVVQEMAPELVTSAEGMEVMEQELAEKITKLDEEIKQEPKIIKGGSVRKRRRRFLKKLRHQLSNDLIPRAKKYERAEDIFQGRNSYSKTDHDATFMCMKEDPMMNRELKPGYNLQIATHKQFVLDYGLFSNPTDTRTLVPFLTQFHALDFFKHIVADAGYGSEYNYTMILDQFEKQPVIPYTTYQKEQKHKFKNDPTKSQNWQYNAEDDYYIDHLGVRFSFYRYSRRTDKYGFERDFKLYRADKHQLSEQLDELAKTPSGRQRYMQVNPTWNYYKAKVKATLSSDEGKAIYRRRKFDVEPVFGHMKRDFGIRRTHLRGQRAVENDIGLALMALNLTKFGQSISRLATNFINNLKSGL; this is translated from the coding sequence ATGTATCAAAATTATACCATAGGACAAACCGAATTCGTACTAAGCTATAACTATGATTTACCACAAAATCATATTGCGCGGCTAATTAGTGATTTTGTCGACTCGATTCCACAAAATGTGCTATTAGAAGATTCAGGAGCGGCTACCGGCCGCCCTTCATCGCATCCAGCAATTATGCTTAAGATTCTCTTGTTTGCCTACGCACGTCAAACTTATTCTGGAAGAAAGATTGAAATGATGTTGGATGAGAACCTGCCAATGCGTTGGTTAGCTCATGATTATGCTTATAGCTACCATACCATTAATAACTTTCGACGCAGTCAGCACGCTAGTAAGCTAATTAAACATGCCTTTGTTTACTTTACCATGGCTTTGAAAGATCACGGACTAATTCAAAATGATGCAGTTTTTATCGATGGGACCAAGGTAGAAGCCGATGCCAATAAATATTCATTTACTTGGCGACGGGCAGTTGAAAAGTATCACGCTAAGTTAAGAGAAAAGACGAGTAAGCTTTATGAGGAACTAGTAGAAAAACAAGTGGTGCAAGAAATGGCACCCGAGCTGGTTACTTCTGCCGAAGGCATGGAAGTAATGGAACAAGAACTTGCGGAGAAAATCACTAAGTTAGATGAAGAGATTAAGCAAGAACCAAAAATCATCAAAGGTGGTTCAGTTAGAAAACGGCGCCGTCGTTTTCTAAAAAAACTTCGCCATCAATTAAGCAACGACCTAATTCCGCGTGCCAAAAAGTATGAACGTGCCGAAGATATCTTCCAAGGTCGTAATAGCTATTCCAAGACTGATCATGATGCGACTTTTATGTGTATGAAGGAAGATCCGATGATGAATCGGGAGTTAAAGCCCGGCTATAACCTGCAAATCGCTACACATAAGCAATTTGTCCTTGATTACGGGCTCTTTTCAAATCCAACTGACACCAGGACCTTAGTGCCATTCCTTACCCAGTTTCATGCTTTAGATTTCTTTAAGCATATCGTTGCCGATGCCGGTTATGGTAGTGAGTACAATTACACAATGATTCTTGATCAGTTTGAAAAGCAGCCTGTTATTCCATACACAACTTATCAAAAGGAACAGAAACATAAATTTAAAAACGATCCAACTAAATCACAAAATTGGCAGTATAATGCCGAAGATGATTACTACATCGATCATTTAGGAGTTCGCTTTAGCTTTTATCGGTATAGTAGGCGAACCGATAAATATGGTTTCGAACGTGATTTCAAACTCTACCGAGCGGATAAGCACCAACTGTCAGAACAATTGGATGAGTTGGCAAAAACACCAAGTGGTCGGCAACGCTATATGCAGGTTAACCCAACGTGGAATTATTACAAGGCTAAAGTAAAAGCAACCCTCTCAAGTGACGAAGGCAAGGCAATTTATCGTCGACGAAAGTTCGACGTTGAGCCAGTCTTTGGTCACATGAAGAGGGATTTTGGCATACGCCGAACTCATCTACGCGGACAACGGGCTGTGGAAAATGACATTGGGCTAGCCTTGATGGCATTAAATCTAACGAAATTTGGTCAATCAATTAGTCGATTGGCGACTAATTTTATAAATAATTTAAAATCCGGACTATGA
- a CDS encoding aldo/keto reductase: protein MKEVTINGITLPAVGIGTWNVGDHPSQRQDEIAAIQAGINAGARVVDTAEMYGNGRAERLVKDAIAPFDRGNLFLIDKVLPQNASARLLERSLDRSLQNVGTDYFDLYLLHWRGTVPLLETVTTMEEMVKKGKIRSWGVSNFDVSDLQELWALPNGDHCVANQDLYNLDERGIEFDLLPVMRTQRLPLIAYSPLAQGDSISGKLATNKVLQEIAANHQATIYQVMLAWTLREPGVLAIPKSGSAQHAQLNVQASSLEFTSDELKQLAATFPKPTSKQPLAVI from the coding sequence ATGAAAGAGGTAACAATTAACGGGATCACCCTCCCTGCCGTGGGTATCGGCACCTGGAACGTCGGTGATCACCCTAGCCAACGGCAAGACGAAATTGCCGCCATCCAAGCTGGCATCAATGCCGGGGCCCGGGTGGTAGATACCGCTGAAATGTATGGCAATGGCCGTGCAGAGCGACTTGTCAAGGACGCCATCGCCCCCTTTGACCGGGGAAATCTTTTTCTGATTGATAAAGTCCTCCCCCAAAACGCTAGTGCCCGCCTTTTAGAACGGAGTCTCGACCGGAGCCTACAAAACGTGGGAACCGATTACTTTGACCTCTACCTCCTTCACTGGCGGGGAACGGTACCCCTATTAGAAACAGTCACTACTATGGAGGAAATGGTTAAGAAGGGTAAGATTAGGTCCTGGGGGGTCTCCAACTTTGATGTCAGTGACCTCCAGGAGCTATGGGCACTGCCCAATGGGGACCACTGCGTTGCCAATCAAGACCTGTATAACCTTGATGAACGCGGGATTGAGTTTGACCTTCTTCCCGTGATGCGGACCCAACGTCTCCCTTTAATTGCTTACTCCCCCCTTGCCCAGGGTGATTCTATCTCAGGCAAACTAGCTACCAATAAAGTCCTGCAAGAGATTGCTGCTAACCACCAGGCCACAATTTACCAGGTAATGCTGGCATGGACGCTACGGGAACCAGGCGTTCTGGCAATTCCAAAGAGCGGTTCGGCACAACACGCTCAGTTAAATGTCCAGGCCAGTTCACTTGAATTTACCAGTGACGAACTGAAGCAGCTAGCGGCCACCTTTCCCAAACCAACTAGTAAGCAGCCATTAGCTGTCATCTAA
- a CDS encoding Hsp20/alpha crystallin family protein gives MANEIQRRNNLFDNLMNMRDWMNDDFFSDLTPVADHMKTDVSENDKGYMVKIDMPGFDKKDIHINYANNILSVTGHRDTFADDSDKDGNVLHTERRYGQMSRQYRLPDVDRDAVKAQYTNGVLTLNLPKLQASDENDTRIDID, from the coding sequence ATGGCTAACGAAATTCAACGTCGTAACAACTTATTTGATAATCTGATGAATATGCGTGACTGGATGAATGATGACTTCTTCTCAGACTTAACACCAGTAGCTGATCACATGAAGACCGATGTGTCTGAAAATGATAAGGGCTACATGGTCAAGATTGATATGCCTGGCTTTGATAAGAAAGACATTCATATCAACTATGCTAACAACATTTTGTCCGTAACTGGTCACCGGGACACCTTTGCCGATGACAGCGACAAGGATGGTAATGTTCTCCACACCGAACGGCGGTATGGTCAGATGAGTCGGCAATACCGTTTGCCAGACGTTGACCGGGACGCAGTTAAGGCTCAATACACGAACGGTGTTTTGACCTTGAACCTGCCAAAGCTACAAGCTAGTGACGAGAACGACACCCGGATTGATATTGACTAA
- a CDS encoding VanZ family protein, producing the protein MVYITAVMALCLTPALLSVASAHKRLFYLWGVPYNIIPFQGLSHEFFLNVIMTVPWGVYLFLINHRQRLAGVILFSFLFSLFIELNQFILDLLVNLGRLADVDDLITNTAGGLIGFLVMTLLFRTQVHRLIQYFSLSKDKVW; encoded by the coding sequence TTGGTCTACATCACGGCAGTCATGGCCCTGTGCTTGACCCCCGCGCTTCTTAGCGTTGCCTCTGCTCATAAGCGTCTTTTCTATCTCTGGGGTGTTCCCTATAATATCATCCCCTTCCAGGGACTCAGCCACGAGTTCTTCCTCAACGTCATTATGACGGTTCCCTGGGGCGTCTACCTATTCCTTATTAACCACCGGCAGAGATTAGCAGGGGTCATCCTGTTCTCTTTTCTGTTCAGTCTCTTCATTGAGCTGAACCAGTTCATCCTCGACCTGCTAGTCAACCTGGGTCGACTAGCTGATGTCGATGATTTGATTACCAACACGGCCGGGGGCCTGATCGGTTTCTTGGTTATGACCCTCTTATTCCGGACACAAGTCCACCGCTTGATTCAATATTTTAGTCTCAGTAAGGACAAAGTTTGGTAA
- a CDS encoding acyl-CoA thioesterase has product MQAKCNDTLSISVHRVLNDDLNEHGTVYGGRILELIDGEASIAAMRVARTVVVTASMDNVQFLRPFKLQDSMCMEAYVTGVGHRSIEVFVKVIGEHLMTGERFLGFTCFITYVIEDPHKAVPVAGMVPETDEQRTLMAGYEGRRQKRRASRQSEQQIAGAISLDFPWRG; this is encoded by the coding sequence ATGCAAGCAAAATGTAATGACACACTCTCCATTTCCGTCCACCGGGTTCTCAATGATGACCTCAATGAACACGGCACCGTTTATGGGGGACGGATTTTGGAATTAATTGACGGGGAGGCCTCGATAGCTGCCATGCGGGTTGCGCGGACGGTTGTTGTCACGGCAAGCATGGACAACGTTCAATTTCTTCGGCCCTTCAAGCTCCAAGATTCAATGTGCATGGAGGCTTACGTCACTGGAGTTGGTCACCGCTCCATCGAGGTCTTCGTCAAGGTTATTGGTGAGCACTTGATGACCGGCGAACGCTTCTTGGGTTTCACCTGCTTCATCACTTACGTCATTGAAGACCCTCATAAAGCAGTTCCGGTGGCGGGGATGGTTCCAGAGACCGATGAGCAACGGACACTAATGGCCGGGTACGAAGGTCGTCGTCAAAAGCGACGGGCTAGTCGGCAGTCTGAGCAACAAATTGCTGGTGCCATCTCGCTCGATTTTCCCTGGCGAGGCTAA
- a CDS encoding DNA-3-methyladenine glycosylase I yields MKVKRPTWADTSPAMQDYYDHYWGLPVHDERFLFEMLSLELFQAGLTWATIWKRRLAFEEAFSDFLIEKVAAFSPDDVDRLLANKRIIRNRRKIAATINNAQVIYKMQRAGQDFDDYIWFFVDHHPQRLILKPGEPLAPWTMSSKKMAAQMKKDGFKFMGPTIVYSFMTAVGLVNARL; encoded by the coding sequence ATGAAAGTCAAGCGGCCAACATGGGCAGATACCAGTCCCGCGATGCAGGATTATTATGACCACTACTGGGGATTACCGGTTCATGACGAGCGTTTTTTGTTTGAGATGCTGAGTTTGGAACTCTTTCAGGCCGGGCTAACCTGGGCAACGATTTGGAAACGGCGGCTGGCCTTTGAAGAAGCCTTCAGTGATTTTCTAATTGAAAAGGTGGCCGCCTTTTCACCGGATGACGTTGACCGCTTACTTGCTAACAAGCGAATCATCCGTAACCGCCGGAAGATTGCAGCAACCATTAATAATGCCCAGGTTATCTATAAGATGCAGCGGGCTGGACAAGACTTTGATGACTATATCTGGTTCTTTGTTGACCACCATCCCCAGCGCCTGATCCTTAAGCCGGGTGAGCCCCTGGCCCCCTGGACCATGTCGTCTAAGAAGATGGCGGCCCAGATGAAGAAGGACGGGTTTAAATTTATGGGCCCGACAATTGTCTACTCATTTATGACGGCAGTCGGCCTCGTCAATGCGCGCCTTTAA
- a CDS encoding L,D-transpeptidase codes for MNLMKKLLLITLVGVFAFITTSVTASADSHMRTPIDYRKPSETIPYPDIDKLKDPWIKVSINKNRVYIMSGNKAVYTMYCSAGKYENKDGKRVSITPTGTFAIQSERGNSFYNPSVKCGANNYVSWHDNGSYLFHSVPTDKDGHYIKSEAAKLGKMTASHGCVRLSVPDSKWMMNVPEGTKVVVQDN; via the coding sequence ATGAATCTTATGAAAAAACTACTATTAATCACTCTGGTTGGTGTATTTGCATTTATCACAACTAGTGTCACCGCTAGTGCCGATTCCCACATGCGGACACCCATTGATTACCGGAAGCCATCAGAGACGATTCCTTACCCGGATATCGACAAACTCAAGGATCCCTGGATTAAGGTCAGCATCAACAAAAACCGGGTCTACATCATGTCTGGCAATAAGGCGGTATACACAATGTACTGCAGCGCCGGAAAGTACGAAAACAAGGATGGTAAACGGGTAAGTATTACGCCGACTGGCACCTTCGCTATCCAGTCCGAACGGGGTAATAGCTTCTACAACCCATCGGTTAAGTGTGGGGCAAATAACTACGTTTCTTGGCACGACAACGGTTCCTACCTCTTTCACAGTGTCCCAACGGATAAGGACGGCCACTACATCAAGTCCGAAGCGGCTAAGTTGGGTAAAATGACCGCCTCTCACGGCTGTGTCCGCCTGTCCGTTCCAGACTCCAAGTGGATGATGAACGTGCCGGAAGGAACCAAGGTTGTTGTCCAGGATAACTAA
- a CDS encoding MFS transporter translates to MERDVDQNGRSYSRFWFIFTLLVGTFTMSISQSSLSTAYPTLMNAFGISANTVQWLTTGFMLVMCVSMPISPWMLNNLNFKTMFIGALALFDIGSLMIVLTPASWGTNGFWFMMVGRAMEAFAVGVLFPSYQSVLLEITPKANRGTTMGIAGLVMGSALACGPIVSGIVLKFFDWKSLFGLFMIIITLIIVLAGTGLIRDVMPRHETSLDWLSVFLSIGLIGVMYVVNLAAKHNVNWGLNGVIMIISILALAWFCYRQLHLDEPLLELRVLKTFNYDLAVLLTSISYIALIVTTIIFPLYYQGVLKVSPFVSGMSLVPGAVFLSILNPLTGKLADKIGFKPTMLVGMVMIICGWVVGLLMLNRLNLLAMILCAMVIEGGNAFVMMPAVTLGANALPNKLVPHGTAVITTVRQVLGSAGVAVATIVLTVASSHAQGAGSQPLTASLHGYHLVFIMMVVIEIIGLILALMLKNTKKAVAD, encoded by the coding sequence ATGGAAAGAGATGTTGACCAAAACGGACGCTCTTATAGCCGCTTTTGGTTTATTTTTACCTTACTGGTGGGGACATTCACGATGTCGATTAGTCAGTCATCGCTTTCGACGGCCTACCCGACATTGATGAATGCCTTTGGAATCTCAGCTAATACGGTCCAGTGGCTAACAACCGGCTTTATGCTGGTAATGTGTGTTAGCATGCCGATTAGTCCTTGGATGCTAAACAATCTGAATTTTAAAACAATGTTTATTGGTGCCCTGGCCCTGTTTGATATTGGATCATTGATGATTGTCCTCACGCCCGCAAGCTGGGGGACAAATGGCTTTTGGTTCATGATGGTCGGCCGGGCAATGGAGGCCTTTGCTGTTGGTGTCCTTTTCCCGTCCTACCAGTCGGTACTGCTGGAAATCACTCCGAAGGCTAACCGGGGGACTACTATGGGAATTGCCGGATTAGTCATGGGGTCTGCCTTGGCGTGTGGCCCTATTGTTTCCGGAATCGTTTTGAAATTTTTTGACTGGAAGAGTCTTTTCGGCCTCTTCATGATTATCATTACCCTGATTATTGTTCTCGCCGGTACGGGGCTGATTCGGGATGTTATGCCCCGGCACGAAACCAGTCTCGACTGGCTGTCGGTGTTTCTTTCAATTGGCCTGATCGGAGTAATGTACGTCGTTAACCTTGCTGCCAAGCACAACGTCAATTGGGGACTCAACGGTGTCATTATGATAATCAGTATTCTCGCCTTGGCCTGGTTCTGCTACCGGCAGTTACACCTAGATGAACCATTACTGGAACTGCGGGTCTTAAAGACCTTCAACTATGACTTGGCAGTTCTTTTAACATCGATTTCCTACATTGCCTTAATTGTTACAACCATTATTTTTCCCCTTTACTACCAGGGGGTTCTCAAGGTTAGTCCATTCGTTTCTGGAATGTCACTGGTTCCTGGGGCGGTGTTCTTGAGTATCCTTAATCCGTTGACGGGGAAATTAGCCGACAAGATTGGCTTTAAACCCACAATGCTAGTGGGGATGGTGATGATTATCTGCGGCTGGGTCGTTGGCCTGTTGATGCTGAACCGGTTAAACTTGTTAGCAATGATTCTCTGCGCAATGGTTATCGAAGGTGGAAACGCCTTTGTGATGATGCCTGCGGTTACTTTAGGGGCCAACGCCTTACCAAACAAGCTGGTTCCCCACGGTACGGCGGTAATTACTACCGTTCGGCAAGTCTTGGGGTCTGCTGGTGTTGCGGTTGCCACGATTGTTTTGACGGTCGCCAGCAGCCATGCACAAGGCGCGGGTAGTCAACCATTGACAGCGTCTCTTCACGGTTACCACCTGGTATTTATCATGATGGTTGTGATTGAGATCATTGGTCTGATCTTGGCATTAATGCTGAAGAATACCAAGAAAGCTGTTGCAGATTAA
- a CDS encoding HdeD family acid-resistance protein has product MFNEHQKRFDWFSLILGILFVIAGFASFMHPDKTLHFLSILVGIAFIYRGIYELWFRKFIDVTLNEHSAWIAFAAILDIILGVIVLVYPNWGILYLAILFAIWFIIDAIIQIKAAGLFKEFHRGYATLLIILGSVSVALGVILLFSPMLSALTIVWLVSTMLLVFGIMHIIQAF; this is encoded by the coding sequence ATGTTTAATGAACATCAAAAACGATTCGACTGGTTTAGTCTAATTCTGGGAATCCTGTTTGTGATTGCGGGCTTTGCATCCTTCATGCATCCCGACAAGACCCTTCACTTCCTGTCCATTCTAGTCGGGATTGCTTTTATTTATCGGGGAATCTACGAATTGTGGTTCCGTAAGTTTATTGATGTCACTCTGAACGAACACTCCGCTTGGATTGCATTCGCAGCTATTTTAGATATTATTCTAGGGGTTATTGTCCTCGTCTATCCTAACTGGGGAATTCTTTACCTAGCAATTTTATTTGCGATTTGGTTCATCATCGATGCCATCATACAAATCAAGGCAGCAGGTCTCTTCAAAGAATTCCATCGCGGGTACGCTACCTTATTAATTATTCTCGGGAGCGTTAGCGTTGCCCTGGGAGTAATCCTGCTGTTCAGTCCAATGCTTTCCGCACTGACCATTGTTTGGCTGGTTTCAACAATGCTGCTGGTCTTTGGCATCATGCATATTATTCAAGCATTCTAA
- a CDS encoding phosphoenolpyruvate carboxykinase, producing the protein MPKQEKIKTPSLYVNTERGVALLNLSHAYYKDTYSLVNSDELLEVVKLYLDSKNPEYDDDAFDNATPEQYVQTLKKILIDDDSAFDKYGPKDILASVEELYSFYRSLLRVTVINYNNSKIAGNEFKMIDGHFNDLVRESYRVVEEKLQGFANQTYRQVNAASNAAILVQTHDWPIPEGYDQLRDIDFIDTVMLRPPMMMHTKSNKREGVFSAVEENPIKRFHGQKGQWYCYPAKIGESLAYIYFNVDYLVNGIALSNLFQLAQPDEVRGQKPDLILLFGLKETEGMVSHYYHDTKNHIWVGEVPYTDKTTYFGYMKKMCLTLHNLHQIYNGRLPIHGSMLRVRFTNGKEKNVVFFGDSGAGKSESIEAMQEIADDKIVDMETIFDDMGSFTIGDDSRIYAQGTETGAFVRLDDLSSAVAFNNMDRGVYLNPELSNARVIIPADTYENVIKHHPIDMWVYANNYDEKVGIHRFENEEEAKKVFVAGKRKALGTTDEVGMSTTFFANPFGPVQEEERTKPIIDKVFNKLFANNVYVGEVYTHLGNDKSKKALHESARELLDVLMNN; encoded by the coding sequence ATGCCTAAGCAAGAAAAAATCAAGACGCCTTCGCTCTATGTCAACACGGAGCGCGGGGTTGCTTTGCTAAACCTGAGTCATGCGTATTACAAAGACACCTACTCACTAGTCAATAGTGATGAATTATTGGAAGTTGTTAAGTTGTACCTTGATTCTAAGAATCCGGAATACGACGATGACGCATTTGATAATGCCACGCCTGAACAATATGTTCAAACATTAAAGAAAATCCTGATTGATGATGACAGTGCCTTTGACAAGTATGGTCCAAAGGATATTCTGGCCAGCGTTGAAGAACTATATTCTTTTTACCGGTCCTTACTCCGGGTAACAGTAATTAATTACAATAATAGCAAAATTGCCGGTAACGAATTTAAGATGATCGACGGGCACTTCAACGACCTGGTTCGTGAATCCTACCGGGTGGTTGAAGAAAAGCTCCAGGGATTTGCCAACCAAACCTACCGGCAAGTTAACGCCGCTTCAAACGCGGCCATTCTTGTTCAGACACATGATTGGCCAATCCCAGAAGGTTACGACCAGTTGCGCGATATTGACTTTATCGATACCGTCATGCTCCGTCCACCAATGATGATGCACACTAAGAGTAACAAGCGTGAAGGGGTCTTCTCCGCTGTTGAAGAGAACCCCATCAAGCGGTTCCACGGTCAAAAGGGCCAATGGTACTGCTACCCGGCTAAGATTGGGGAAAGCTTGGCCTACATCTACTTCAACGTTGACTACCTAGTCAACGGGATTGCCCTCTCTAACCTCTTCCAGCTAGCCCAGCCAGACGAGGTCCGGGGTCAAAAGCCCGACCTGATTCTGCTCTTCGGCTTGAAGGAAACCGAGGGAATGGTTTCGCACTACTACCACGATACCAAGAACCACATCTGGGTTGGGGAAGTGCCATACACTGACAAGACCACCTACTTTGGTTACATGAAGAAGATGTGCCTGACATTGCATAACCTCCACCAGATTTACAACGGCCGCCTGCCAATTCACGGCTCCATGCTGCGAGTGCGGTTCACCAATGGTAAGGAAAAGAACGTGGTCTTCTTTGGTGACTCCGGTGCCGGGAAGTCCGAATCAATCGAAGCAATGCAGGAAATCGCTGATGACAAGATTGTCGATATGGAAACGATCTTCGATGACATGGGTAGTTTTACTATTGGTGACGACAGCAGAATCTACGCCCAGGGGACCGAAACCGGTGCCTTTGTCCGCCTCGATGACCTGTCCAGTGCGGTCGCCTTCAACAACATGGACCGGGGTGTCTACCTCAACCCTGAACTGTCCAACGCCCGGGTTATCATCCCCGCGGATACCTACGAAAACGTCATTAAGCACCACCCGATTGACATGTGGGTTTACGCTAACAACTATGACGAAAAGGTTGGCATCCACCGCTTTGAAAACGAGGAAGAAGCCAAGAAAGTCTTCGTTGCTGGTAAGCGGAAGGCCCTTGGAACAACTGATGAAGTCGGCATGAGCACGACCTTCTTTGCCAACCCATTTGGCCCCGTTCAAGAAGAGGAACGGACCAAACCAATTATTGACAAGGTCTTTAACAAGCTCTTTGCTAACAACGTTTACGTCGGTGAAGTCTACACCCACCTTGGAAACGACAAGTCCAAGAAAGCCCTCCATGAGTCTGCGCGGGAATTATTAGATGTTTTGATGAATAACTAG
- a CDS encoding amino acid permease yields MDDKQTQMKRSLKSRHIQLMALGGTIGTGLFLGSGKAIRAAGPAILLAYLITGIACFAIMRALGELLLSNLHYRSFMEAIRDYLGKRVSFIAGWAYWACWLALAMAEITAIGLYIQIWLPHVPQWIPGVITLLIFLCLNLITVNVFGEIEFWFAMIKIVAIIVLIAVGIFMVIIQFKSAGGYVTSPKNLVAYNGFFATGAKGFVMSFQMVVFAFVGIEMVGVTAAEAENPRKVIPEAINGISIRVLIFYLGALAAIMCIYPWKQLSPSNSPFVLVFQDAGLRGAASVVNFIVITAAASACNSSIYTTGRMLAELTANSHHPRVRAISRLSKHQVPARAVVISSAVIGVAALLNFLMPGEVFTLISSIATTSFLFIWAAIIGAHLRFIKNCATARPFKLPGAPFTDYLVLAFLAFVLVVLCMDRQTLTALIFTLGWFVVLFIASLTQQNE; encoded by the coding sequence ATGGACGATAAACAGACGCAGATGAAGCGCAGCTTGAAGAGCCGCCACATCCAGCTAATGGCCCTCGGTGGAACGATTGGTACTGGCCTTTTCCTAGGCTCAGGAAAGGCAATTCGGGCAGCGGGACCGGCAATCTTACTTGCTTACTTAATTACGGGGATCGCCTGCTTCGCAATCATGCGAGCATTGGGTGAGCTCTTATTGTCAAATCTGCACTACCGGTCATTCATGGAGGCTATCCGTGATTACCTGGGTAAGCGGGTTAGCTTTATTGCCGGCTGGGCTTACTGGGCCTGCTGGTTAGCACTTGCGATGGCGGAGATTACGGCGATTGGACTCTATATTCAGATATGGCTCCCCCACGTTCCTCAGTGGATTCCCGGGGTAATCACCCTCCTGATCTTCTTGTGCCTGAACCTGATAACGGTCAACGTTTTTGGCGAAATCGAATTCTGGTTCGCAATGATTAAGATTGTGGCAATCATTGTTTTGATTGCGGTCGGGATTTTCATGGTCATAATCCAATTTAAGTCGGCCGGGGGGTACGTGACCTCCCCCAAGAATCTGGTGGCCTACAATGGCTTCTTTGCGACGGGGGCCAAGGGCTTCGTGATGTCATTTCAAATGGTTGTCTTTGCTTTTGTTGGCATCGAAATGGTGGGGGTCACCGCGGCGGAGGCGGAGAACCCCCGCAAAGTAATTCCGGAGGCAATCAACGGTATTTCTATCCGGGTATTGATTTTTTACCTTGGGGCACTGGCGGCCATCATGTGCATTTACCCGTGGAAGCAGCTTTCGCCTTCAAATAGTCCCTTTGTTCTGGTTTTCCAGGATGCTGGCTTGCGCGGAGCCGCGAGCGTGGTTAACTTTATTGTCATTACCGCGGCAGCTTCGGCATGTAACAGTTCTATTTATACGACGGGGCGGATGCTGGCGGAGCTGACTGCCAATTCCCACCATCCCCGTGTTCGGGCAATCAGCCGTCTCTCTAAGCACCAGGTTCCGGCCCGGGCAGTCGTTATTTCCTCGGCTGTGATTGGGGTGGCGGCGTTACTGAACTTCTTGATGCCGGGTGAGGTGTTCACCTTGATCTCGAGCATTGCCACGACAAGTTTCCTATTCATCTGGGCCGCCATTATTGGTGCCCACCTGCGCTTCATAAAGAATTGTGCGACGGCGCGCCCGTTTAAGTTGCCAGGCGCACCGTTCACGGATTACCTGGTCCTGGCCTTTCTGGCCTTTGTCTTAGTCGTCTTGTGCATGGATAGGCAGACCCTTACCGCCCTTATCTTTACCCTGGGCTGGTTTGTGGTCTTGTTTATCGCCTCTTTGACCCAGCAAAATGAATAA